Genomic window (Melioribacteraceae bacterium):
GTTGAAATATCACGCGTTAAAGATTTAGGAAAATCGGAAGCACGTATAGTTTCTAAAATATCAGATAATGTCGAGTTGCAACGCGGAGATAGAATTACAGTATTGTTTAATGAGAATCATAAGGTTGCTTACAAAGTATTAGTACTTGGTGAAGTTAACAGACCTGGAGAGGTTTATATATTAAAGAATAATTCAACTCTTCGGGATGTAATCAGCAAAGCTGGCGGATTTACGGCGAATGCTGATTTGAGAAGAGCCGAATTACTCCGAGGATCAGATCAGTCTCAAATAATGAAGATAAGAGCATTAAGAAGCCAGTACGAAAAAGATAGCACCGGTACAACAATGCCGATTGTGCAAACTAAAATAGAAGAAATTTTGACCGAAGGTAATCGAATGCTCAGATCGGCTAATTTATCGATGGATGAAGTTGAATCAAGTTTAGCTCCAGATCTTTATTTGAGAATGAATGACGGGAGGGGAATATTAGATTTTAGTAAAGTATTAGATGAATCTTCCGATGAAGGTAATACAATTATTCATGAAAATGATGTGATAATTGTGCCCTCTTATTTTAATTATGTTTATGTATTTGGTCAGGTTAAAAACCCAGGTTATTATTCCTTTGAAACTGATAAAGATTGGCGCCACTACATAAACAAAGCCGGCGGGATGACCGAGCGTGCTAAGGAAGAAGAAGAGATTAGAGTTATTAATGGAATATCTAAAACCTGGTACGATACAAAAGATAATTATAAAATGAATGCCGGCGATTATGTTTACGTCCCCAAATCATTACCGAAAGACATTACAAGTACATTACAGATAATAAGTACCGTTTCGAATATAGTTGCAACAATTGTAACACTCACATTCATCATTCTTCAAACAACAAAATAACAAGATAAATATGGAAGAAAATAAAAAGTCTGAAATTGTTGGAAGCACTTTTTTTGAGTTTTTGACTATTACTGTCAAGTATCGTTGGTTTATATTTTGGGTAGTACTCCTTATAACAGGAGGTGCAACTTTGTACGCGTTGTTTGGACCAAAATGGTATAAATCAACAGCATCAGTTTTTCCTGCCGAAAAGAATGATCCTCTTTCAATGATTTCAGGTTTATCAGGATTGGCAAAAGGGTTTTCCGCTAGTAAAGGATTAGCGGCATTAACTAGCAAAAACTCTGAAGCCGATAGATACATGGCGATACTTATGAGCGCAACAGTTACAGATGATATTATTAAAAAGTTTAACCTAAGAAAAGAATATGATTATGAGGATGATTATTATGAAAAAGTAGTTAAAGAGTGGAATTCAAATTTAGATCTTGAAATACAAGAAGAAGGTAATTTAACAATTACTGTTTATTCACGAGAACCTCAGAAAGCTGCTGATATTGCTAACTATATGGTTGAACGGTTAAATGAAATTAATACCCGGTTAAGTATTATTAATGCAAAAGCAAATCGTGAGTTTGTTGAACAAAGATATTTACAAAACATTGCCGATATAAATGAACTTGAAAACAATATGAAGCTCTTTCAACAAAAATATGGTGTAATTGCAGTACCTGAACAGTTGGAAGCGACAGTAAAATCGATGTCAACAATTTATGCTGAGTTGTATAAAAAAGAAGTTGAATATAATGTTGTTAAGCAAACCTATGGGTTGGATCATCCTTTAGCAATAAGTTCAAAATTACAAATGGATGAACTTCAAAAGAAAATTAATGCTTTAAATACAGGAAATGATCCATCGCAAAAAGATGTTAGGCTTTTAATCCCATTTAAACAAGCTCCCGAACTTGGAAATGATTATCTGAAAATTTACCG
Coding sequences:
- a CDS encoding SLBB domain-containing protein yields the protein MKKLIILVLLSTSFIYGQDELKESARSTMNFIQPISVTIGGNFIVTGSFTASKTQRVDHFVTTLYNEAKSKAVGSMNDLNTLRIVDKELKKFPLRDIILKRQDGEILKIDLLMFRLTGDFKYNPYLKSDDVIIFPSFDEKRDVIDISGAVNNPTSFQFVDGDKLADAILLAGGLSKAFENVTEVEISRVKDLGKSEARIVSKISDNVELQRGDRITVLFNENHKVAYKVLVLGEVNRPGEVYILKNNSTLRDVISKAGGFTANADLRRAELLRGSDQSQIMKIRALRSQYEKDSTGTTMPIVQTKIEEILTEGNRMLRSANLSMDEVESSLAPDLYLRMNDGRGILDFSKVLDESSDEGNTIIHENDVIIVPSYFNYVYVFGQVKNPGYYSFETDKDWRHYINKAGGMTERAKEEEEIRVINGISKTWYDTKDNYKMNAGDYVYVPKSLPKDITSTLQIISTVSNIVATIVTLTFIILQTTK